A single region of the Brassica rapa cultivar Chiifu-401-42 chromosome A03, CAAS_Brap_v3.01, whole genome shotgun sequence genome encodes:
- the LOC103861913 gene encoding oligosaccharyltransferase complex subunit ostc, with protein MAPRTDSTPTGSAMSETSVESSIDPLFHLLRTIPFSFLRPPRLRLKLPSFTLPSPMTVFALILLTYFLVISGFIYDVIVEPPGIGSTQDPVTGTIRPVVFMSGRVNGQYIIEGLSSGFMFVMGGVGIIMLDLALDKNRAKSVKASYATAGVSSIVIGYVMSMLFIRIKIPGYLH; from the coding sequence ATGGCTCCGAGAACCGACTCCACACCCACCGGATCCGCCATGTCAGAAACCTCTGTCGAATCCTCAATCGACCCTCTCTTCCACCTCCTCCGCACCATCCCCTTCTCCTTCCTCCGGCCGCCGCGTCTCCGCCTCAAGCTCCCTTCCTTCACACTCCCATCTCCGATGACCGTCTTCGCCCTAATCCTCCTCACCTACTTCCTCGTCATCTCCGGGTTCATCTACGACGTGATCGTCGAGCCTCCGGGCATCGGATCGACCCAGGACCCAGTCACGGGAACGATCCGCCCCGTGGTGTTCATGTCGGGTCGGGTCAACGGGCAGTACATAATCGAGGGGCTCTCGTCGGGGTTCATGTTCGTGATGGGCGGGGTCGGGATCATAATGCTGGATCTGGCGCTGGATAAGAATCGAGCTAAGAGTGTTAAAGCGTCGTACGCTACGGCGGGAGTGTCGTCTATTGTGATTGGTTATGTGATGAGTATGCTCTTTATCAGGATTAAGATCCCTGGTTATCTTCATTAG